The stretch of DNA CCTGTCTGCAATTTTATATGCAGCTTTCATCACCGGCCTCCTTTTCCTTCCGGAGATTTTTGAAGGAGGATTCCGGGCACAACCAATGGCTGAAACCGCTTTTGCCGCATTTTCATTCGGCCTCGTCAATGGGGTTGTCAGGGAACGAAGTCATAGCATTTTTCCGCCCATAATTTTTCACCTGATTGCTTTTTTAGCAATGGCACTGTTCCTCATCTAGTCGCGTGGTCGCCAGAAAAACATTTTTCATCGGCCGAGCCGGTGGCTCATGAGGGCAGTTAAACGAGCCGTTTCTTTTCCAAACAGAACCGGAGGTTGTCGATCACTTTCAGCAGGAGGCGGTCGCGTTCACGACAGATCTCGGATGGATCGCGGTCGCCGTAGTCAAAAAACCCTTTCCCCGACTTGACACCGAGATGGCCTTTCTCGATGTGCCGATGGAGGGCTTTGGGTCGGTTGTCCACGGGCGGGTCGAAAAAGGACTCATCCAGTAAATTGCGGGCGCTCAAATCCAGGCCGGTAAAATCGTAGCGTTGGATAAGCCCGAGCACCATCATACGCGGGGCGATGCTGGCCTTGACGGCCAGGTCGAGGTCCTCGGCGCTGATGTAGCCGTTATCCAGCAGGAAGAAAGCTTCACGTCCGATGATACGCAGGATGCGGTTGATGATAAACCCGGGGACATATCTTTCGATGACGATGGGGCGTTTGCCCAGCGAATGCAGTATGTCCAGGGTGCGGGCCACTATATCCGGCCGTGTTGCCTCCCCCTTGACCACTTCGACCAACGGTACGATATGGGGCGGGGCGAACCAGTGGGCGATGACGGCTGCAGGGTGCCGCTGCGCGGGCATCAGTTCGAACACGTTCAGTGTGGATGTGTTGCTCCAAAGCATGCACGCTTCCGGCGCGGCCGTGTCGATGGCCTCAAATACGCTGCGCTTGACATCCCGGTCCTCGCTGACGGCTTCGATAACGATGTCCGCATCGGCCACCTGGTCGGCGATGGAGGGGGCATAGCTGATACGTCCCAAAATTCCCCGGGTTTCTTCAGGATCGATAACCCCATGTTCTTCCAGGGTCCGGCAGATCGCAGGAATCATCCGGCGGCAGGCCTCTACCGCCG from Deltaproteobacteria bacterium encodes:
- a CDS encoding 3-hydroxyacyl-CoA dehydrogenase family protein translates to MKPANESVAAVIGLGTMGPGLAQILAQGGYRVVGYDRNAAAVEACRRMIPAICRTLEEHGVIDPEETRGILGRISYAPSIADQVADADIVIEAVSEDRDVKRSVFEAIDTAAPEACMLWSNTSTLNVFELMPAQRHPAAVIAHWFAPPHIVPLVEVVKGEATRPDIVARTLDILHSLGKRPIVIERYVPGFIINRILRIIGREAFFLLDNGYISAEDLDLAVKASIAPRMMVLGLIQRYDFTGLDLSARNLLDESFFDPPVDNRPKALHRHIEKGHLGVKSGKGFFDYGDRDPSEICRERDRLLLKVIDNLRFCLEKKRLV